From the genome of Marasmius oreades isolate 03SP1 chromosome 1, whole genome shotgun sequence:
GCCGGCAAAGATCCCAACGACAACTTCACGCTCGCACAACCTGATATCGTTCCGGATTATACGACAGCCCTTAATCCGAACGCTCTTAAAGGGAAACGCATCGGTGTTCCCCGAAAAGTTTTCCTTGACGATGGTGTCAATGAACCGGCGGTGGTCGCTGCCTTCGAAGAAGCTTTGAACACCATTCGAACGTTAGGAGCTACGGTTGTCGATCCTGCAGATATTCCATCGGCTCAAGAGATTGTCGCTTCTGATAATGAGACGTTAGTTCTGGACACCGATTTCAAAGTACGCTTTCTCATGTTACTCTCCGATCCCGTGATTAACCGCTGAGATATATTGATCCTCTAGGTTCAGCTGAACGAATATTACCAAAGTCTGCGCAAGAACCCTTCCGGCGTGAGGAGTCTGGCAGACTTGATTGCTTTCGACAATGCACACCCGGAACTCGAAGAACCTGTCAATTTCACAAGTCAATCCGAGTACGTGTGTCTCCCGGTGCTTGTCCTTCCCCTTGCCTGATGCCCCCTTGCAAGACTAATCGCCTCTCAACGAACTAACGGGTTCGACGCTGCCTACCAACAAGCCTTGGCTTTCGACCATGAACTTGGAAGGACTCGTGGAATAGATGCTGCGCTGCATGAACACAAACTCGATGCGTTGGTGTTGCCTGCAACAGGGTTTACGACTGTTCCGGCAGGTGGGTTGTCTATGTTCCCTACTTGTCGCGTTCCAGAGACTCATCAAATAATATTTCTCTTTGATAGCTATCGCCGGGTATCCTATTGTCACTGGTGTGCTGTCTCTCTCCACTTCCTTCGAAACCTAACGAATGTATCCTCAAACTAGTTCCCCTTGGATTCTTCCCGAATAACGTGACCATCCAAAGCGCGGGACCACTTACTGTGTACCCTGCTCCTGGCGTTCCTTTCGGACTGTCGTTCTTCGCTGGAGCGTTCTCCGAGTTTGAGCTTGTTGGGTTTGGGTTCGCGTATGAACAAAAGACAAAGACGAGGTTGGGGAGAAAGGCGTTCCCGGCTGCGATTCCGAAGACTCAGTTGAAGGATGTTATTGGGAGGGACCAGTGAGTGGTGTTGCTGGATTTATTCGGTATATGTTGTATTACTATTGTGTATTCGACGCGTTGATCACTGACTTCGAGTCTCAAACTGAAATTCCCGTTCTCGTCCTCCCTTCCATTTTCTTTGGAACTCCTCCTTATTTCAGCCGTTCGCAAACTTATGAGCACTGAAACGCTCATCTGCCCTTACTGGGCGTAATGAAAAACCAGAGGTTGGAAATTGTCCTGGGATGTCTCGTCTATCGAATGTGCTTCAACCTGTTCTCTCGCTTCACTCCGTCTCCAACCTGTTCCACTCACGACGCAGAtctgatttttttttcttcaacgTACAGGGGCGTATGGTCACATGACCTGTTAAACGCGTCGTTGCAGTTTCTCTTTTAAGTCTTTCCTTCGCCTTCCCACCTACTAGATTATCAACCTCGAGCTCCTCTTTGACAGATCCTTACGCGTCCATATTACTATGAACGAAAACTGCATTACAccacccaccaccacctcatcTACATCGTTATACAAAAGTATCCGGCTCCCCTTTCGCTGCACCGTTACCGAATTCCATAGGCCGCTCATCGCAAAGTCACTGTCTGCTGCTGAGAGGCAATCAAATGAGCTCGCTGATGAGGTGGAAAGGCTCAAAGGAGCTATCATGATACTGGAAAAGCGACGATTTGAGGTAGAGGAAAATATCAAGACTTACAAGTCTTTGATGGCTCCCGTTCATAGGACGCCCCCAGAGGTCATGGTGGAAATCTTCGAATACTGTTGCTCAACGAACTATGTCACCCGGACGAACCGAAAACCCTCTCATTCATTAATACCTCCTGCCCTTGAGATCTCAATGGTCTGCGGTCGTTGGAGAGAACTTGCAATAACTGCCCCATCCTTGTGGTCCTCAATGCACATCGTTCGCGGTGATGTCACTACGTTCCAAGCAAACATGTATCGGGCTGCCAAACTCTTCCTGGCTCGCTCTAAGAGCCATCCCATCATGCTTTGTTTGGTTTCTGAGGGGCTTCAAAACGAACCGGATGTGGCGGATATGTTTGTTCAGCAATCCACCCGATTGCGAAGTCTAACGCTCAGCATTGCATGTGATGGCACCTCTGGGTTAACACTCGGAGCGATTCGAGGACGCTTACCGATATTGTCCGATCTCGCCCTTCAAGGTGACTTAAGATCCCCGGATATAATCTCCAATGTCTTTGAGACGGCGCCGGCTCTACGATCCCTTTCTCTCGAACGCAACTTCATCACATCGAATTTATGTTTACCATGGCGACAGATAAGGTCAATTCGCCTGTACGATTCTAAGCTCAACCGGATGTTGCAGGTTCTTGGTCTCTGTCTCGATCTTGAGGATATAGAGCTGGTGGACATTCATCCCGACGAGTTTGACGCCGGAAACCATCTTGTCCTACACAGAACCAGGAGGTTATCAATTGCGACCACACAAGCTCGCTGTATGGCCGAAGCTATTCACCAAATCACCTGTCCTCATCTGATGAGTCTGGAAATATCCGATGACGGAGATAACTGGAACTTGCCGTGGAATATCTCGTCCATCGCAACTGATCTACTTCAGCCTACATGTGTCCTTACGTCGCTTCATCTCCAAGGGGTTCCAGCCACAGACACGGACCTCATCGCCCTTCTTCGACAGGTACCCACTCTCCAGACTCTCTTTGTCCAGGAAAGTTTCCCCACAAGTTTCCCCCGTGAGAGAAATTTGAAACCTACAAACATGACCGTCAcctcttctttccttcgCCAACTCTTCCTTTCACATGAACTGCTGAGGGAGAGCCAGCACATGTCTGAGATCTTTCTTCCTAATCTCAAGTATCTCACTCTAGACATTCATGCTGAAGGTCTGGACCAGCGAGCTCTGGTTAACGCTATACTCAGTCGATGCCCTGATCCAAACCGGGGGAGAGGGAAGATACATACGAAAGTCGATCGTAATCTGCCTGCTTCGTTACTTTCGTTTGCGGTGACCGTGACAACTCGGGATAGGATAGATTCTTTTGATGTTTTGAAAGCCTTGCAGTGCTTCAATGCAGCTGGCCTGGGTGTTTCTATCAACATTGAGcacgatgtcgatgatgatgatgacgatgaatccgacgacgacgacgaagacgaagacgattAACACTATTGGTGATGAGGCTGTTTCGGTTCTTTTATGGTTCAGCATGATATCGAGAAAGGTAATGAAGATCTGTACCAGGATACAAGTATTTTTTCGTTGACCTTCTTTCCCATCCTTCCGGTTTCACGAAGTGTCAATTAGAGGCAGAATCTTCTAACATGTTGCAGCCATATGAGTGCGAAGGTAGCCGGGCCGATATCCTCGAGATATGTAGACACTCATGGCAAATTAAGAAGTATTTTAATGCATCGGGGAGCGGAGAAAGGCCTATTTTGCGGTTTAGACTCTTGACCCGCATCAGCACATTAAAATCAACGGGGTTCCCTGACAATTAAGTAGTGGCAGTGGAAGGTAATTAATTAATTAGTAGCAAACGAACCCCTCGTCGAAGATAATCTCCAGATTTATTTGCAGGGATATAGAGCACCAGAACACCTATGAAGTATGGGCGTTTAGCGCAGTGGTAGCGCGTATGCTTTGCAAATCCGAATGGATTGAGTGTGTATAAGGTCCAGGGTTCAATCCCCTGAACGTCCATTTTTTTCCTCGTGTTGTTGACACCTTCGACTGAAGGTTGTCGTACACGCAATTAACGGATTTCCGAATTTTCCGCCTTTCTTTTCGTCTCACACCAAAAATCCATTCAACCAAGACATCACATGTACGGTACTTGCAAAAACAACTCCAGTAAACAATACCATTACGGacaaaaaataaataaatcacgaacgcagaaagggaagaaaatgTCGTGATTTACATCGTTTTCGGAAAAGTTCTCCATGAAGAAAGaagcagaaaaaaaaaaaagaaaaatagGACCTGTCCGTTTACACAAGTCGATGGATGAGGGATGAGTATTCAAATTTGATGCTTCGAGTGGAAGATTAATAGATTTCAAAAGGGTCATAGTCCAAATATCTAAAACGAACGTCATGCCAGTCCGAGTATGTGGTATTTTTTTAAAGTCTCCGGTGGTGGCGACCGATAAATCAATTATTGTCCTTTTGATGAGGGCAGTCCATGAAAGAGATCTGTTGTAAAGATCGAGCAAAGTGAGATGGGAATAGGGGAGGGGGGGAGGGAAACAACAGAAAAGTAGCTCAAGTCTACGCGGACATTACAATGCCAATGAATGCGAACAGACCTAACCACGACCACGAGCCTTTTGGTATGGAGGACACGGCTGAGTTCTTTGCAGATGCGACGATAGTCGACCCGATTTCTGCTACACCGTATGTTGGAGCACCCAGCTATAAAAACCCGAGGAACGTtagagggaagaaagatacaAAAGGCAAAAAGTCTATCGTACATGTGTAGAgaaaaggaacggaaacacgGAGCCGTCGACGACACGCAGTTTGTCTAGTGGAAACCAGGAACCCGTTTAGAACACGTAATTTAGAGAGCAGCCATAATAAACCAAACGCACTCGTTCCGTAAACCTTCAAAGAGGTATCAACAACACCTCCTTGGTTCTTTGGAAACATAGCAGCAGTACAGCCGGGGTGGAACTGCGTCCACGTGGTTGCAGCAATCCATTTATCCCAGTCTTCGTCTGACTGGACATTTGATCCGGGAGAAGTTTCGTTGCGCAGGGTAGTGTTGAAGGGTGAGGTCGAGCCAAGTCTGCGGGCAAGTTTGAGGCCTTCTCGGAGCATAACGATGTCTAGAGGAGAAAAGATGTCAATTGGGAGAACCTCAGGAGGAAAACCAAAGCGAGCAAAAAAATGCAAACCAGCAGGGTGAGCCAGATAGTTAGGCTGAATAAGAGGAGGGTCGAAGACTGAAGAGGAGTTGATGTAGACGCGACCTTGACTATGAAAGAAAGGACAAAAGTTTAGCACCAATAAGGCTAACCATAGAGGAGGACATACCTCAGAGGATGTTGGAGGGCAACGCCAATGGATGTCGTCGTTTCACCCATCAAGTTGATCAAGAGCTCCACTAAACCAACTTCACTGGGAATAATCTGCTTGGAAATGACATCGTATCTCGTTTTGTAGCCTTCAACAACCGTAGGATCTTGGGAGAGCAGTGCTGTCGACAATGATGAGGTATATTGGTCAGCAACCTGCTTTTGAAACGTGGCGGCGTCGCCGAAGAGGTAAGTTGCATTTATATATGCAACCCCAGAGTTGACGTGAGCAAGGAATTCTGCTGATTTCTGCGATCCAATGTCAGGGTAAGATTTGTTTTGAACAGCAGTGTCGTAAAACTCACCGTACCACTTTTGAAAAGTGACCCAGCTGTATCAACGGTTGTGTTCCAGGTAACCGAGTTGGTCTAAGCAAAGCGTGAGCATAGGCACCAGGGCGGTATGATTTgataaaaagaaaaagacgaaCAATATGATCTTGAAGATGCTGTCCCACACCCGGAAGGTCAACCTGAACCTTGACGCCAGCAGCGGTCAACACATCTTTCGGTCCAATCCCACTGAGAAGCAACAGATGTGGAGTCCCGATAGCCCCCGATGATAGTATAACTTCTCGGTTCGCCTTCACCGTCTGTCTCGCCGCATCCTTTCCCCGAGCGAACTCTACACCGGTAGCCGTCGAGTCACTATCAGAACGGAAGAGTATCTTGGTAACGGTGGAACTGGTGATGATGTTGAGATTGGCGCGTTGTGGCAATACGTCAATATAACCGGTTCGGGAGTACGAACGGGTCCAGTTTGCTGGGTTAATGAAAGTGCCTGTCGTCCACGCTCCCCAGTTCTTGCCAGACATGGCGTCGGGGTTGTTCCAGATTCCTACATTGTTCATGGCATCGAGGAATTGGCCGTACTGTACGAATCCACTGTGAAAGAATCGAAATTAGGTACCTCAGCAATCAGAAGCCCATGCGACACACTCACAAAGGTGGGTAGCTGGTATGAATAGGCCCGTTGGTTCCATGGCTACTAGCGTCAAACTGAATCTTGGCGATATTTTTCACGTCATCCTGGGGTGGTGTGAACGTTTCTGACTTTTTCATCCCGGCCAAAAGCGAATTCCAACCCCATCTATTTGAATCCCCCGCCACCTTACCCCACGCGTCAACTTCGAGCTGAGAAGGTCGTACCATGTACATCGCGTTCATGGCAGAAGTACCTCCCACTACTTTTCCTCGAGGCCACCACACAATACGATTATTGGTGTTATTCTCAGGAAGCGTCTGATATTGCCAATCGTTGTTCGTGCCAGTGATTGGTTTGAAGTAGGTTGAAGAAGGAGTGTCTGAATTGGTGataaaggtttttaagaacCAGCATTTAAAGGAAGATGTTGTCAATAACGCACCAATATCCTTCCTGAGCGCGTCCCCGTTGTCGCCGGCTTCAATAACCAACACTGACACTGATGAATCCTCCGTAAGTCGGGAAGCTACAGCCAACCCCGACTGCCCACCGCCAACGACAACATAATCATACGCCTCTGCAACAGCTCCATCTACAGAAAAGCGACGTTCGAGTTCTTGTGACTGTTGAGCGTAGCAAGTGTTGAGCTGAATGGAAGCGAGCACTAGCACTAGTGCTGTGGTCGTTGAGAGCCACATCCAGGGAAATTACGAAGGGAAACGAGAGAAAATAAGAGGTAGAGTACGGGGAAGAGGGCTGTTGGAAAGAACCGATCGTCATTGCTGTCAGTCAGTTTTTATACCCAATCCGGAGTTGTACCTTGGCATCATTGATCCAATGTGACTACATTGCCCCCACGAGGGTATCCTGAGCCCGCCTAAAGGTGGGTTTCTGTTCCCAAATGACAGATCCTGTGTATCCTGTGTATTGTATTTTAGATTCTGCTACAGTGTGTGAATCTCTGGACTGGAGCAGGTGGTAGGCGGCTGGGGCCGGAAGTCGCAGTTGGCGGATCAAACGGTTTCAATGGCGTGACTTTGGCCGCGATCCCCAGCATCTCCTTGGAAGGGTTCAAACTCATTTGTCAAGAGTCGAATGTAGGTAGTGGCATATTTTCCTATCACTCTACAGGCCGGAAGTCTTCAACTTGCTAATACATAGTTGCATCCGAATATTTTCCACGATATTCTGCCCGAGGGATCCTCTGGAGGTTCGGAATAGATATTATCTCTATTGAAATGCCGCTGCTGACCACTTTTGTTGCAGACCTGTGGAGATACGTATACTACGCACCGCATCAGCAACCTACCTAATTTAGCGGTGAACTTTCTCGGCTTTTCGGGACTTTTCAGGGCTTTGCAGCCAGTTCGACCGGCCTGCAAGCCCACCAGCTTATCCAGGCATCTCGAGTATGCTCCATCAAATAGAGTCAAATTGGCTTTCAAATTTAATATCGGGGAGTTTAGTTCAAAAAAGCACGTTATTTGGAGACTTTTGGCAGACGGACCCGGGCAAAAATGGGCGATAGATAGATAGCTAGATTACACGGCGTGGCCCCTGAGACTTTAAAGCGGTCAGCAGCCTTGGTAATGTCGCAAAGTTATCGGCGGCCTTGTAAGCGGAACGTTTTTGATATCCTTATAATGCCCTTTTATAGGCTTTTTACGTCTCATCCGGCGAGTTATCCCTCCCGAAAAGCGGCATTTTACGACATGAATTCAATTTTTTACCCTTAAAACCTCCCTTAATTGGGACCTTGCTACAGGAACATTTTATTATAAACCCCAATTGCCTGATTTTACCTTAAAATCCCTTATAAGCGCTTTTAACCAGTTTCGGCAACTTTGCGACAAAAGTACAGGGTTAGAGTGCACTAATACCTAATGTCGGGAATTGGACATGGCTGGCAGCTGGCAACTTGTtgacttgtacaagccccaaaaagccgtAAAAAGTCCTCACCACTAAATTGTTAAGATGCTGATGAGCCCGTCATTCAGTGATTGATAAGAATAGGAATAGACTCAGTGTCAAGTGAAAACTCACTTACATCGATGTACAGTTCTACTCAAACGTCTCGTCGTGACAACTGTTGAcagttgaaatttgaaacccAGGTATTCAATTTGAGAGTGTGTTCTTGGTGCAGTTAAAACTCATCTCCCGTTGGACATCTATTATTACAACATATATAAATGAGGAACAGGCCACTCGTGTAACTAGTAATTAATGAAACCTAGAATGTTCAAGCGCTCACCGCTGCCGAAAACCTTCCCAGAGCCGTCCCGCTTCTCTGTCGTTATTGGCGATTTCGTGTTTCCTTATGGAAGATCATGTAAAGCAGGAACGATGTATAACTAGTTGGCGTTCCCTTCTGGTAGATACGACGCTCTTCAGCGGAGAGCTAAACCAGGTGGTGACAACGACAAGCGTACTAGTCGTAGGTTCAATGGCAAATTAAAAGTTCGCTGTGGTCCGCGGTGGGAGTCAGAGATGCTGAATTATGCTGGATCGAAGGCGTGCTGTTTCCGTTCGAAGTTATGAACGTTCCACAATCAAACATGATCAAAATAAGCATCTAAAAAAAGTAACATCGGCAAAAGTGGCCCATTAGCTTTGAGAACTCACCAAAAATTTCCCAGGTACGTGGAAGAAACCACTGCCAAAACCTCCCGCAGGCCGGAGACTCGCGAGAATCGACGCCAAGGCGACTGTATTCTCCAACTACGGATACAGGTGTAAAGCTTTCTTCAAGCCTCTAGACCATCATTATGACTTGGCGCGCTCCGTTGATCGTATTCTTCATAGGAGGCAAGTTGAAAGCTTGAATTCTTCGAGCCTGCGACTGACGACTTAAGCTGTAAACCTTGAAGATAATTAGAATATGACCTCTTCAATGAACGAGGAGGGATTGGAGAGGTCCGGAAGGAACAAAGATGACGCGCGCTCCGAAATAAATCCGCAGCTTGCGTGTTCAAATTGAATGTTCAAGGTTAAGTTGTTCTCCTGGCGAGATACGTGCCTCGACGAGAACAAGGTTCAAAGCTAATCAAAGAACCACAAGTTGAGACTCATCACCATCTGTTAGATATCACACCAATACTCGACGTTGATTAAAAACATCCAACCCGGCTTCCCCAGAGCACTTGAGAGCGTAAAGAGTATGGAAAGAGTCGTCTGCGTCTGCGTTCAGCGCGGTCACCGCAAACGAGCACATGAACCCGGGATGGTCGGCCCACCCGATGGTTATATCAGGCCAGCGGTCCAAATGCCGGGAATGAACCTTTCTACTGGTCCGTTGAGCCAGGAAAGAACATCCCAGATGCAGAGGAAAGAACAAGTTATAATCATGCTCGTGGGCTTCCCATCCTCCGGCGCGGGGTCAGGACTGTTCTTTTCGAAATAGAGATTTTGCAGGGTAGGAACACACTGAAGAAGGGATATCATGTCTGCGTCGGGGAGTGGAATGTGTTCCAGAACATGTGGGTTAACGCGGAACACTCTCGATGGACGATCTCGAGTCCTTTGATACATGATTGCGTAGCTCCAAAAGTATCAGGTTGAGACATTTGCAGAACGTCGACCATACACCGAGTTTGTCCCGTTGTCAAAGACAACGAATTGACTTTGAGTAGCACAACCTTGGAGTTGGACTCATCAGTCCAAGGTACGGATGAATGAGCCTCAACACCCCCAGGTCGTGAGAGCCTGCAGCGTTTGTCGAATGACAATGACGAGGATGGTAAACCTAGTCTGGCGCTGGTAAACGGAAATTTTGTTTTGGTAAAATCCTCAGCGAGAGAAACGTGAAGAGAAGACTTCATCATCAGAACGAAGAGCCCCAAAGGGTCCAAGACCGAGGCGAGTGAGCGTCGATAAGCGTCCTCGGATCGATTCAAGTGCAGATCCATGGGAAGCGAATGTGGAACAGTAGGTTACGCCAACGATTTGCTTGTTGAGCGAAAATATTGATTATATCTTCCGAGCTCGGTGAGTTCGGTCCTTCGGAACTCAAATCCAAGTCGAAGGCATGGGTCGCGGAGCGAAAGCTGGGCTCGATGATATAGTCTGCCACTTCGAAATTCTTTCACGCCAGTATGCCAGACCTCCATCGATGACCATAGAAAAAGCAGTTCCCTCCGGCGACCACAGACCATCGAGGGTTTCACAGGTTGAGGAATCGAATAGACGCCGATTGCACGGACATAGAAGTTGAGAAGGAAGGTTTGTCTCGCAGGTGAGCTTGAATATCTCCACCAATACCTCGAGGGCATCCTATGACCTGGCGCCATCATACACTTCCATCTTCTCTACTGCGTCTCGTCGCATTCCTGGGATCATAAATTTGTAACAGCACTTCTTCAACCTTTCAAGTTCAGAGAGATCTGCCTTGATTCCATCTCGACATGGAAGAGGAATTGGGTAACGGTGCTATGAAAAGGCAGCTGGAGGGATTGAATCGTGTTGAGGGGCATGGCGCGCGCTGTAGACGATATGCTGGTATCGTTACTGTATCCATTTTCGAGAGAACTTTGCGAAAAGGTCAAAGACGGTATTTTGAGTTCGAGCACCACTAGGATGGTGGTTTTGGAACAAAAAGGCAACGCGGGAGCGGATCTGAGTCAATGGATCCCTGGGATACAGCGGCCATGCTTTCAATCTCTGAGCAGTTAAAAAAAGAAGTATGTAGCGATTACGACCAGTTTTAAGTAGCTATGTAACAATAAAATTTTGATTGTGCAAATCTCACGGGCTTTATCGCTGAGATCTAGTCTGTTTCGCGCCATCTGAACGTGGAAGGGGGGTAAGCGGACCGTTCGAAAGGTGGGAGGTAACTGACACCTACTTCGATAACGTAGAACCAGGAGATTAGAGGGTGGCCAAATACTTCCCACCTCGACGTTAACAGTCGGCGTCACTGTCACCAACATGGCAATTGCGATGTTGATGGAAAGAGCTGTGATGCACTTCCACAGCTACAAGCGTGGGTTCAATGTCACAAGATAGTGCTAATACGCCAGTGGAATGAAGTAAACTAGCGAAATGGCCACTGTCCGGAATGTCGACGATCTGCGTTCTTTTCTATTCTCTTCCACATCTCTCAAAGGTCTGCAGGACGGGTTGGAGATAAACGAGAATTGGACAGCATCATCTATTGTGGAATGGCTGCAAGAGGTGCGTAAAAGCACGTTAATCTCGTATGAATGCGATTCTCATCTTTGCTTGGTATATTTCACTAGGAGATACAGTCTTCAACAGACGGATTGTACAGAAAACGTTGCACAAAGTGCCTAAATACGATCGTGAAGAAGTACCACATCTTCCCTTCCTCGTTCTTCTGTGACAATGTCAGAAGGGATGGAGATTATCCGCTGGGGGGTGGTGGATTTGCTGTACGTTTATCCATCTTTAGATAACCGCAACTTCGTCTGAAACGTGAATGATTTTTTATGGACAGGACGTATATAAAGGTGTTGTAGACAACCGTACGGTCTGTTTGAAGGTCCTTCGAGTTCATACGCAGCCTgacgaaaaaaaaaggaagaaaatgGTGGAGGTGCGTCTCCTTCTTTCAAGGTTCAAATGCTTTCCAACAGAATTGCCCACATCATAGGACTTTTGTCAGGAAGCACTGATATGGACTCAGCTTAGCCATCCAAATGTCCTTCAGTTACTCGGCGTAAACACCACATTGTTCAAAACCGACTTTTGTCTCGTATCGCCGTGGATGGTTAATAACGATATCGTCACTTTCTTGGAGAGGAAGCCTGATCATGACAGACTGCGATCGGTTTGTCTAGTCCATATCTGGTGCCCTAGCGTTTTTCTAATTACCGTCAGGTAGATACGAGACATAGCAGCCGGTTTAGAATATCTTCATTCACGGTCTCCGATGATTGTCCATGGCGATATAAGAGGGGTATCTGTATACTTTTCTCTCTTTAGCACACTGCCTGACCCTCCTCATAGGCTAACATTCTCGTCGATGAGGACTGCAACTGTCGGTTGGCGGATTTTGGTCTATCAAGGGAAGCACATGGGACAACGATGGTCGAAACCTCTACGGGGGGCATGAAAGGTTCTCTGCGATGGATGGCGCCAGAAATGTTCCAACCATCGAGTACGAGAGATTCAAATGAAGACCGGTCTCCTAGAGATATATATGCCTACGCATGTACGATCGTTGAGGTAAACCTCAATTTTAAAACCCAAGGCATTTGTTGACTTTGAACccctgttctctgaattagATCATGACAGGAAGGCCACCGTTTCCAGACCTCCTCGACGTCGCTGTTATTACACAAGTACTGCTCAATCGTGCAAGACCGGAACGGCCGACTGGAGTATGGTGTCCTGATAATGTCTGGGAGTTGATTGAGAGATGCTGGGACCAAGAGTGGCTGAAACGACCAACAGCGACTTACATATGTCGTCGCCTGACAGATTTGACGGAGACGGATATATCTCTTGGTGCTGATTCGTCTTCGGCCCTTGCTTCTTACCTTGAGACACCCATCCAGATTATGCTACCTGTTTTAGAGCAGACGAGTGATGGAGCTGTGGTTACTTCGAGTCTCCAACATGGGCAGTCCACTCATGATGACCCTTCTCCCGACGGCTATACGGATGGCAATTTTGCTCAAAATAACACTCATTCTAAACCGGAGTCAAGGGTAAGAAGCAAATCCCTCACTTCTTACTTGACTAAGCTAGTTCCCAACACCACCACATCGTCCTCACCTCCCCGGAACAATAACGCCTCACGTTTGGAGCAATCTTCTGTACCTAAGATTGCCCTCGTAACTCCAAGTCCAGACAGGAGACCAGGCCTCAGGTCAGGAGCGAAATCCATTCATAACTACTTCACGAATCTCGTACCGGCATCAAGGAAGCGATATTCCACGCCTCTTGCGATCGCTAGGTCTTTTGATGACCCTTTCGAAGTTTACCTCAAACCTCCGCCCGATGAAACTCCAAAACAAGCTGCTGAACGTGTTGCGCGAGAAGTTGAAGCCAAGAGGGTGAGCGATGCGATCGATGCAGAGATCAAGAAAGAGTGGAAACGAGAACGCGAAGAGCGGAAAGGGGTGAAAGGGCTGCTGTTGGTAGGACAGGGTGGTAGCGGTAAGTTGAGCGGTGTACTGAACTCTTCCTTATTTTGATGCTTGACTTTACTAGGTAAAACCACGGTTTTGAAAAGTAAGTGATGAGCGTTCCGAGTTAATCTGACGGCAAGTCTCAACAACTCGACCCGTCATTGCAGACTTGGTGGCGCGCTACGAGTATGCTACTTGGGATAGGGAGAGGAGTATCTGGTACACGGTTATACAACTCAACATCATGAGTCTGTTGCTCGACATCGTTGAGCTGATCTATACAGACCTTCAACTACAATCAAAGGAGGACTATGATGAACATTGTTTAACGACGTCC
Proteins encoded in this window:
- a CDS encoding uncharacterized protein (CAZy:AA3), producing the protein MWLSTTTALVLVLASIQLNTCYAQQSQELERRFSVDGAVAEAYDYVVVGGGQSGLAVASRLTEDSSVSVLVIEAGDNGDALRKDIDTPSSTYFKPITGTNNDWQYQTLPENNTNNRIVWWPRGKVVGGTSAMNAMYMVRPSQLEVDAWGKVAGDSNRWGWNSLLAGMKKSETFTPPQDDVKNIAKIQFDASSHGTNGPIHTSYPPFGFVQYGQFLDAMNNVGIWNNPDAMSGKNWGAWTTGTFINPANWTRSYSRTGYIDVLPQRANLNIITSSTVTKILFRSDSDSTATGVEFARGKDAARQTVKANREVILSSGAIGTPHLLLLSGIGPKDVLTAAGVKVQVDLPGVGQHLQDHITNSVTWNTTVDTAGSLFKSGTKSAEFLAHVNSGVAYINATYLFGDAATFQKQVADQYTSSLSTALLSQDPTVVEGYKTRYDVISKQIIPSEVGLVELLINLMGETTTSIGVALQHPLSQGRVYINSSSVFDPPLIQPNYLAHPAGLHFFARFGFPPEVLPIDIFSPLDIVMLREGLKLARRLGSTSPFNTTLRNETSPGSNVQSDEDWDKWIAATTWTQFHPGCTAAMFPKNQGGVVDTSLKVYGTNKLRVVDGSVFPFLFSTHLGAPTYGVAEIGSTIVASAKNSAVSSIPKGSWSWLGLFAFIGIVMSA
- a CDS encoding uncharacterized protein (CAZy:AA3); the encoded protein is MWLSTTTALVLVLASIQLNTCYAQQSQELERRFSVDGAVAEAYDYVVVGGGQSGLAVASRLTEDSSVSVLVIEAGDNGDALRKDIDTPSSTYFKPITGTNNDWQYQTLPENNTNNRIVWWPRGKVVGGTSAMNAMYMVRPSQLEVDAWGKVAGDSNRWGWNSLLAGMKKSETFTPPQDDVKNIAKIQFDASSHGTNGPIHTSYPPFGFVQYGQFLDAMNNVGIWNNPDAMSGKNWGAWTTGTFINPANWTRSYSRTGYIDVLPQRANLNIITSSTVTKILFRSDSDSTATGVEFARGKDAARQTVKANREVILSSGAIGTPHLLLLSGIGPKDVLTAAGVKVQVDLPGVGQHLQDHITNSVTWNTTVDTAGSLFKSGTKSAEFLAHVNSGVAYINATYLFGDAATFQKQVADQYTSSLSTALLSQDPTVVEGYKTRYDVISKQIIPSEVGLVELLINLMGETTTSIGVALQHPLSQGRVYINSSSVFDPPLIQPNYLAHPADIVMLREGLKLARRLGSTSPFNTTLRNETSPGSNVQSDEDWDKWIAATTWTQFHPGCTAAMFPKNQGGVVDTSLKVYGTNKLRVVDGSVFPFLFSTHLGAPTYGVAEIGSTIVASAKNSAVSSIPKGSWSWLDLFHGLPSSKGQ